CGCTTGCTTTGAAGTCACATTATTTCTCTATTCTATTTTACTTTTCTATCTTACTTTTCTAAGTAATGCTCAATTAAATTAACTGTTTTGCTTATGGCGCCTTGATTGTTAGCAACGCATTTTGCAGCTTGTTGACCGAGCTTAACCGTCTCTTGAGTATCACTACTCAAAGCGATAAGTGTGTCAGCAAGGTGATTTTCATCGGTGACGGTTTTAGCTCCCTGAGCACTAATCAGCTCAGGATAAATATGGTCAAAGTTATAGGTATGAGGGCCTGCTAATACGCCAACAGAAAACGCTGCTGACTCTAACGGGTTATGTCCACCTCGCTCTATTAAACTACCGCCAACATAGCTGATGTTTGCCACACCATATAAGCATTGTAACTCACCTAACGTATCAGCTAACACAACTTGTTGGTTGTTATAGCTATCTTCACTGCGACGACTAAAGCTCAAATTTGAGCTTTTTAATATTTCAGCGACTTTACCAAATTGTTCTGGGTGACGTGGAGCAATAATCAAAAGAGCGTTGGGTAACGCTTTTAACAGCTTCTCATGAGCAGTTAAAATAAGCTCGTGTTCAACGGGGTGAGTAGAGCCTGCAATCCAGATAAAGCGCTCGTTGTTATACTGTTTTTTTAGTGCTGCGACTTTATTTAATTGTTCATTGGTTGGCGTGATATCAAACTTAATTGAGCCAAATACGCGTGCCTTTTCAGGCTTTAAACCAAGTTCAATAAAACGTTTGGCATCATCTTGATTATGACTAGCAAGGTCGCTAATTGATTGCATGATCACCTTAGTTAAAGGCATTACCTTTTGGTAGCCTTGCTGTGATTTAGCTGAAAGCCGGGCATTTAAAACAAGTACTTTTGTGCCGGTGTTGTTGCTTTGCGCCATAAGGTTTGGCCAAAGTTCCGTTTCTAAAATACACAGTACCTTTGGCTGGATACGTTTTAAAAAACGCCGTGTAGCGAAGAAAAAATCAATCGGTAAATAACAGCAGCTAACAGTATCTTTAAAGTTATTTTTAATTTGCTCGCGACCCGTTGGGGTATTGCAGGTTACTAAAATAGTAAGTGCAGGGTTGTCTGATTGAACGGCCTTGATAAGTGGCGTTGCTGCTAACACTTCACCGACAGAGGCACAATGAAAAACAACATCGTGGAGCGACAAATTCGAAAAGCCAAAGCGCTCAGCAAAATGCTCACGGTAACCCTTATTCTTTTTGCCACGTAAAACATACAGGTAAAAAACAACCAGTGGGCTTAGTAGGTATAAAAGTAAAGAGTATAAAATGCGCGCCATTGCTTAGCCTAAATGGGTAAAACGTTATGATAGCGTGGAACATACGCAATCTAAATATAAAATGTTAAAAACGGTTATCAATGAGAGTTTTAAGTGTTTACTATTGGCATATTTGGTAGTATTTCGGTTACTTAACAAATCAACGAAGCAATTATGAAATTTAAAATGATAAAAGCCTCGGTAGTAGGTGTCTTATTAAGTTGCTCAATGCCTTTATTTGCAACACCAACCGCTTATTTGCCTATGGGTATGGATGCACAGCTTGATCATCAATTAGATACTTTGTTTGCACTAACCATTGGCACTCCTATGGCTAAACCTTATCGTTTAGCAGAAGTCGAGAAAGCACTTTTGGTGCTTGAAAAGCAAGAGCCAGGGTTAGCTGCTGCTATTCGTTCAAAAATCAAGCCATATCAAAGTGATGATGCAGTAACTCGTGCTGGTGTAAAACTGCAAGTAGACACAGATAATACAAAGAAAATTGCTAATCAACGCGGTCTCAGCTCTGATGAGTGGGGACAAGGCTTTTTCGAAGGTATTTGGCGTGCTAATGATTACACGTTAGTACAAGTTGGTGTTGATTATCGAGCCAAAGCAAATAAGTTTGTAAATTACAATTCGTTTATCAGTTTTGCCGGCGAAGATTTGCAGTTAAACCTTGGTTATAAAGAACATTGGTTCTCGCCGTTTAAGCATTCTGCGCAGATTATTTCTACTAACGCTAAAACTGCACCCTCTATTTCAATTGGTATGGTAAAGCCTGCCCATAATTGGTGGAATTTTGATTTTGAATTGTATTATTCAGAATTAGAACATGTTGATAATGGTATTCTTTATCAAGGTGAGCTTCATAGTGGTACACCAAAACTTGCAGGAACGCATTTTAGTATTGAGCCACTTGATGGTTGGAAGCTGGGTCTTAATCGAATGATGCAGTTTGGCGGTGGGCCACGTAAGGTAGATGCTGGTGATGTGGTGGACGCATTTTTTGATCCGGCAGGTAATGACAACTCTGGCCTTACTGGTAGTAAAGATAATGAGTTAGGTGACCAATACGTAACAATTACCAGCACTGTGAATTTTAATTGGGGAATGCCAGTTGAACTTTACTTTGAATACGGTGGTGAAGATACAAAAAATCATAAGAACTACCAATTTGGCAATACTGTTAGTAATTTTGGCTTCTTCTTACCAAAACTGAGTAATAAAATGTCGCTAAGGTATGAATATACCAATATGCACAGTTTGTGGTACGTCAATGAAATTTACCCTGCATATGGTAATACGGTTGGTGGTTTTGTAACCGGTCACTATGCAGCTGATCAGCGATATACTGACTTACATGCCAATGGCGTTGCGAGAGTTTATGCTGATGCGCCACCGACGCAAGTGCACAGCATGGAATTAACTTATAGTGAAAGCTACCGTTCATTTTGGCGCAGTAAGCTAACATTGATAGAGAATGAGAGTAACTATTTAAATGAGTGGGGTCAAACGACAGGCGATTATGAACGTGCCGTTGAACTTCAGCTAAGTAACACACGTCAATTAGACGAGCATACATTAGAGACAACTCTTACCTATGGTGAAGATGTATTTGGAGATAACTATACTTGGTTATCTGTTGCCTATTTTTGGTAAGCAAAGCCGTTAATACTTTTTAAGGAATATTTATGTCTAATCTTGATTCTGTAGCGGCAAGCTACCTCGAAAGTTTAAATCGCCATCAAATGTTGTTTGAAACGATGGAAACCTACCACCCCGAGGTGATGCAATTACTTGAAGCATGTCACAGTGCTTTGCAAGCAGGTGGCAAAGTCATTTGGTTTGGTAATGGTGGTAGCGCGGCTGATGCGCAGCATTTAGCTGCAGAGTTTGTGGTGCGTTATAAATTGGAGCGCGGTCCACTTGCTTCTATCGCATTGACAACAGACACCTCAATTTTAACCGCTCACAGTAACGACTATCATTTTGATACTGTATTTGAGCGCCAAGTACAGGCGTTATGTAAGCCTGAAGATTTAGTGATTGGCTTAACCACCTCTGGCACTAGCCCTAACATCAACCTCGCACTGGCAGCGGCAAATGAAATCGGCGCCTTTACTGTGGCATTAACAGGCCGAGATGGTGGTAAAGTAAAAGATATCGCTAAGCTACCTATTATTATTAAAAATGATGAAACCGCGCGTATCCAAGAAGCGCACATGTTTATCGGGCATTGGTTATGTGAAGCCATCGATATGGTTGTAGCGGAGCAAAAGTAATGGATTTAGCGTTACTAAAAAACCTTTCAAAGGCACGTATTTTAGTTGTTGGTGATGTCATGCTAGATAGGTACTGGCATGGCGACTCAGGGCGTATTTCGCCTGAAGCCCCAGTACCTGTTGTAAAAGTCAGTAAGTTTGAAGACAAAGCCGGTGGTGCAGCAAACGTAGCAAAAAATATTGCCCGTTTAGATGGTAAAGTGGGCCTACTCGGTTTAGTTGGTGAAGATGAAAGCGGTCAAATCCTCGAAACAATTTTAAGTTCAGAGAAAATTGATTCGCAATTAGTCAGTGTTTGCGATTTACCGACTATTTCTAAAATGCGAGTAATCAGCCGTCATCAGCAAGTTGTTCGTTTAGACCTTGAAGAGAGCTTTACTGAGCAACACAGCCAATTGTTATTAAACCGTTTAGAGCTGGTTTTAGATGACTACGATTTTGTATTGTTTTCTGATTACAACAAAGGCTCGCTGAGCTTAATTCAACAAATGGTTCAGGTTGCAAAGAAAGCGGGTAAAACGGTACTTATTGACCCTAAATCATCTGATTTAAGCTTGTATCGTGGTGCCGATTACATAACCCCTAACTTAAATGAATTTAAGCTTGCTGGTGGTAAAACTGATTCTGAGCAAAACTTGACTGACAGCGCTCGTAAGCTAATCAGTGAAGCGGGCATAGCTGCTATGTTGTTAACTCGTTCAGAGCAGGGGATGTCGTTAATCAGCCAAGCAGATAAATATGATTTTGCGGCCCAACAGCTTGAAGTCAGCGACGTTACTGGCGCTGGCGATACGGTGATTGCGACGCTTGCAGTGATGCTTGGTGCGGGTATGGCAGCAAAAGATGCGGTTGAAATTGCCAATCTTGCTGCAGGTATTGCGGTGAGTAAACTGGGGGCCGCAACCGTGTCGCCAGAAGAGTTGAGCCGTAAGCTTGGTCAATATTTGCAGCAAACTGGTGAACATTATCAAACACCGTTTGAAGATGTACTTCAGCATATTGAATTTGCTAAGCAAAATGGTGAAAAAATAGTGTTCACTAATGGCTGTTTTGACATTCTTCACGCAGGCCATGTGCGCTACCTTGCTCAGGCTAAAGCGCGAGGCGACAGACTTGTTGTTGGCTTAAATAACGACGAATCAATCTCTCGTTTAAAAGGCCCAGAAAGACCAATTAATCCGTTGGATGAACGTGCCATGGTATTAAGTGCGCTTGCGTCAGTTGATTGGGTTATTCCATTTGGTAGCATTGAAGAAAATGACACGCCAGCTAAGCTCATTGAGCAAATTAGCCCTGATGTATTAGTCAAAGGCGGCGATTACACCGTTGACCAAATTGCCGGTGCCGATCATGTTCTACGCCATGGCGGAAAAGTCGAAGTACTTGAGTTTCTTAATGGATGCTCAACATCAAACGTAATTAGCAAAATTAAGTCTTAAGCAATGCTTGGTAGTCACACACCAGTGACTGCCAATCACTTTGTTGCCAATGCATCACTTCATTACGGCCTTGCTCTTTCGCAAATGAGCGGGCAAGGCGTTTGATATTCTCTGTTTGCCAGCTAGGGTGTGGTTGTTTGATTTCACCGCGGTCAAAGTCAATGATAAACACCTTACCTTTATCATCGAACAAGATGTTATTGATGTTTAAATCTGCGTGATAGACGCCGTGATTATGAAATTCGCTAAGAGTTATGGCTATCGCTTTGAGTTCAGACGGGCTGAGCGGGCGTGTGATTAAAATATCTAACACGCTTTTTGCGCCTGTCACTGCCTCGGTAATGATATCGCCGCGATAGATTAAGCCGCGGGTGGTAACTTTTGCTGCAATGGGGGTCGGCACGTTTAGGCCAAGCTCAATTAAGCGCATCATCAGTGTAAATTCTTTATAGACACGAGTTTGCTTTAAACCAAAATATAAGTACTGATCGCTCAGCAACTTACCTATTAAACCACCGCGCCAATAGTGGCGCAGAACACCTGTAAATTGTTGATGTTTAAAAAACCATGCTGTTGCGCGGCCTTTTTTGGCGCCAACGATTTTATCTTGCTGTTGCCAATAATTGGCATCGAACCACTGTTGCGTGAGCGCATCTTTATAAGCTGGGTGACACAAAAGGGTGGTGTTTTGTAGATGCTGAGTTTCGAACATAACAACTTCAAGATTAAATAGAATTAGCGCTATCTTACCGTATTTTTAGCTTTTCGCATAAGTGCTTGCATTAGCATCAAGTTAATTTAAGATCGCATATTATTTGCTGTAGCTAAGGGCGCACGTGACTCAATCAACCTCCTATTTAGATATTTGTATTTTAAGGCTTTCGGCTATTGGTGATGTATGTCATGCCGTATCAGCAGTGCAAGCAATTCAAAAGGCACATCCGAAGGCAAAAATTACCTGGGTGATTGGTAAAGTTGAGGCCATGTTACTGGCTGATTTACCTGGCGTTGAGTTTGTTGTATTCGATAAAAAGCAGGGCAAACAGGCTTATCAGCAACTAAAAGATACGTTCAAGGGGCGTAAATTTGATGTGCTATTACATATGCAAGTAGCACTAAGAGCTAATTTAGCAGCCCGTTGTATTCCGGCAAAAGTCAAAGTGGGGTTTGATTGGGCGCGCTCAAAAGAGTTACATAGCTTGTTTATTAATAAGCGTATTGCCCCGCAATCAGAGGCGCATGTATTAGAAGGCTTTAAAGGCTTTGCTCAAGCAATTGGGTCGCCTGATTACAAACCTCAATGGCAAATGCCAATTACTGAGCAGCACCAACAAGCAGCCGATGCGCTATTAGGCGAGGAGCGTTTAGCCGGGCGTATTTTTGTTATCTCGCCTGCGGCAAGTAAAAAAGAACGAAATTGGTTACCTGAGCGTTATGCTGCACTTGCTGAGCATGCTCATCAACAAGGCTTTTCGGTGGTTATTACTGGCGGCCCAACTCCTTTAGAGATTGAACTTGCCGAGCAAATTATCGCGCAGACTTCTGCACCTGTGCTTAACTTAGTAGGGAAAACTCAACTAAAAGAACTGTTATGTGTTTTGAAACGTGCGGCGTTAGTGTTAGCTCCAGATACTGGGCCTGCGCACATGGCCGTAACGGTAGGAACACCTGTTATTGGTTTGTATGCCCACTCAAACCCAAAACGCACAGGGCCTTATTTGTACCAAGATTATGTTGTTGAGGTTTATCACCAAAACTTACGAGAGCAAACAGGCAAAACGGCGCAAGAGTTACCTTGGGGAACACGCGTTAAAGGGGCTGATTTAATGGCGCAAATAAGTGTTGAAAAGGTGATTTCGATGTTTGACCACGTGGTAGATAAAGAGCAATTGTAATGAGCAACGTTTTATTTTTAGACCGCGATGGTGTGGTCAATATTGATCATGGCTATGTATACAAACCAGAAGAGTTTGAATTTGTACCCGGTGTATTCGAGGCGTGCAAAGCTTTTGCTGATGCTGGTTATAAAATTGTGGTGGTAACTAACCAGTCGGGTATTGGACGTGGTTATTATTCAGAACAAGATTTTTCCAACCTCACAGAGTGGATGAAGGGCGAGTTTTTACGTAACGGCGTTACTATTCTTGATGTCTATTTTTGTCCGCATCACCCAAGCAAAGCTGAGCCTGCTTATTTGCAAGAATGTAATTGTCGCAAGCCTGCCCCGGGTATGCTTTTACAAGCCATTGATGAGCATCAAATCGATCCATCACAAAGTATTATGGTTGGTGATAAGCTTGGCGACCTTATTGCCGCTGAGAGAGCCAATATCGCTACCCGCGTTTTAGTTCGTTCAGGGCAAAGTTATGCCGAGTCAACAGAACAACACGCCGATGTAGTCTGTGAGTCTTTAGCTGAGTTACCTGCTTTAATTTTACAGTCTTAGCAGGTAAGACCAGTTTTATTTCTCAAGCCTTAAGGTCTGCGACGAACTGCAAACAGTGCAATTGTTCGGCTAAGCTTTTACAATAGGCGCAAAATTTAATGTCATGCTAATCATTTCTGGTTAGATACAAGAATATGTGGAGATTACAGATGAGAGCATCTGCGTTTTTTAATCAGTTGCAGCAGCAAATTGATGAAGTGAAAGCTGAAGGCTTATACAAAAGCGAGCGTGTTATCACGTCACAGCAACAGGCTCAAATTGAAGTTGCCTCTGGTGATAAGGTTATTAACTTTTGTGCTAATAATTACCTTGGCTTAGCAAATAGCCCTGAGTTAATTAAAGCAGCTCAACAAGGCCTTGACGATCATGGTTTTGGTGTAGCGTCTGTACGCTTTATTTGCGGTACTCAAGATATTCATAAAACTTTAGAACAAAAGATCTCTGAGTTCTTAGAAACAGAAGACACTATTCTTTACTCATCATGTTTTGATGCCAACGCAGGTTTATTCGAAACAATTCTAGGCCCAGATGATGCAATCATCTCTGATGCGCTAAACCACGCTTCGATCATTGATGGTGTACGCCTTTGTAAAGCAAAGCGTTTTCGCTATGCAAATAACGACATGAGCGACCTTGAAAAGCAACTTATTGCTGCTGATGAAGCGGGTGCTAAAACTAAGCTAATCGCCACTGACGGTGTTTTCTCAATGGACGGCGTAATTTGTAATCTTGAAGCGGTTTGTGATCTAGCTGATAAATATGATGCATTAGTGATGGTTGATGACTCTCACGCGGTTGGTTTTGTTGGCGAAAATGGTAAAGGTACGCCAGAGTACTGCGGTGTACTAGACCGTGTTGATATCATCACAGGTACGCTTGGTAAGGCACTTGGTGGCGCATCAGGTGGTTACACATCAGGTAAAAAAGAAATTGTAGAGTGGTTACGTCAGCGTTCTCGCCCATACCTTTTCTCAAACTCACTTGCACCATCAATAGTTACTGCATCAATTAAAGTACTTGAGATGCTAAGCAATGGCGGCGAGTTACGCGCTAAGCTTTGGGATAACGCAAAGTATTTCCGTGAACAAATGGAAGCAGCAGGATTTACCTGTGCAGGTAAAGACCATGCCATTATCCCTGTCATGTTAGGCGATGCTAAAGTTGCCTCAGCCATGGCTGACAAATTACTTGCCGAAGGTATTTACGTAACAGGTTTCTCATTCCCTGTCGTACCTAAAGGCCAAGCACGTATCCGCACGCAAATTTCTGCGGCGCATACAAAAGAGCAATTAGATACCGCTATTGCTGCCTTTACCCGTATTGGTAAAGAAATGGGTGTTATCTAATTTTATTTTCTAAACCGAAGCTTTTGCTTCGGTTTTGTTTAATTGAGTATAAATCATGAAAGCATTATCTAAATTAAAAGCAGAACCAGGGATCTGGATGACTGATGCGCCAAAACCTGAAGTTGGCCATAACGATCTGCTTATTAAAATCCGCAAAACAGCAATTTGTGGAACAGATGTCCATATTTATAAATGGGATGAGTGGGCACAAAATACAATTCCTACGCCAATGGTTGTTGGTCATGAATATGTAGGTGAAGTGGTTGATATGGGTCAGGAAGTACGTGGTTTCCAAGTGGGTGACCGTGTTTCTGGCGAAGGCCATATTACCTGTGGTCACTGTCGTAACTGTCGTGCTGGTCGAGTGCATTTATGCCGTAATACAACTGGTGTTGGTGTAAACCGCGAAGGTGCATTTGCTGAATACCTTGTGATCCCAGCTTTCAACGCATTTAAAATTCCAGATAATATTCCTGATGAACTAGCATCAATCTTTGACCCATTCGGTAATGCAGTGCACACAGCGTTGTCGTTTGACTTAGTAGGTGAAGACGTATTAATCACAGGTGCTGGCCCAATTGGTATCATGGCAGCTGCTGTTGCCAAACACGTGGGTGCACGTCATGTGGTTATCACTGATGTGAACGAATACCGCTTAGATTTAGCGCGTAAAATGGGCGCGACTCGTGCTGTAAACGTAGCAACTGAAAAGCTTGAAGATGTAATGAAAGAGCTTGGCATGACCGAAGGCTTTGATATTGGTCTTGAAATGTCAGGTGTGCCAGTTGCATTTAACAGCATGCTAAACAACATGAATCACGGTGGTAAAATTGCCATGTTAGGTATTCCACCTTCAGATATGGCGGTTGATTGGAACCAGGTTATTTTCAAAGGTCTAATCATTAAAGGGATTTATGGCCGTGAAATGTTTGAAACTTGGTACAAAATGGCGAGTCTAATTCAGTCAGGTCTTGATCTGAAACCAATTATCACTCACCAGTTCTCTGTGGATGACTTCCAAGCAGGCTTTGATACAATGATTTCAGGCCAATCAGGTAAAGTAATCCTCAACTGGGATTAAACACCGAGTAATTTGATAAGGCGGCTTTGGCCGCCTTTTTAGTTTAGAGAGTACTATGTCGTATAAACATATTTCAGTAAGCGAAACATTTGCGCTGTTAGATAAAGAAGAGGTTGTGATTGCCGATATTCGCGATCCTAACTCATTTCAAACTGGGCATATCCCAGGTGCAGAGCATTTATCAAATGCCAATATCAGCGATTTTATGATGCATAAAGAGTTTGACCAGCCAATCATCATCGTTTGTTATCATGGTGTGAGCTCTCAAGGTGCTGCGAGCTATTTAGTTGAGCAAGGGTTTGAAGACGTATACAGCATGGATGGTGGTTTTACAGCATGGCAGACGCAACTTCCGGAGCATATTGAACGATGATTGAGTTGGGTAGCATAAATAATCCTCGCGCCGCACAAGGCTTTATAGATTACATCAAAAGTAAGGGCTTACATGGCGAGCTGCGCTCGCAAGATGGGCAAACTGTGATTATTTGTGTTGCTCCAGAGCACTTTCATCAAGCTCAGCCTCTTTGGCAGGAGTTTGCTGCTAACCCTCATGACGAAAAATACCAACAAGCTTCATGGCAGGTAGGCAGTACACAATCGCCTCTGTCATATCAGGGGCAATCCCTTAATTTAAAAGCTCGCTTTAAGGGATTAAGCTGGCTAAACCGTACGGTTACTTTAGTCTCGATAGCTATATTTGTTGCCTTCTTATTAGGTGGTTTTGAAACTATATACAGTATGTTGCAGTTCAACCCAGCGCAGCCACTAACTTGGTTTACACCTGCCATTGTGCACTTTAGCGCTATTCACCTTATTTTTAATTTGATCTGGTGGATGACGCTGGGTAACGATATAGAAAAACGCAGCGGTAAATTAACCTTAGTGGGTTTATTTTTAGTGACGGCATTCATTAGTAACTGGGCACAGTTTTTAGTTGTTGGGCCTAATTTTGGTGGTTTAAGTGGCGTTGTATATGGCTTACTGGGTTTTTGTTGGATTTACAGCGTAATGAGGCCAACAGAGCCGCCATTAGTGAGTAATAGCATTGTTGGTTTTATGTTGGTCTGGCTTATTCTAGGCTTTGTAGATATGTTGCCTGTGAGTATGGCTAACTGGGCGCATTTAGCGGGGTTACTAGCTGGTATGGCTTATGCTGTATCAGATAAGCTGTTATCGCGTAAATAATCACGGAAATAAAAATGGCGGCTTATGCCGCCATGTTACTTTTAATGATATAAATACTTAGTAAATAACACTTCTCGGACAATTTCTTGTCCTGTTTCTTGTTTTAGTAGTGCTTTTAGCTTTTCGGTGCAGCGCTTTCTGATTTCTTCGCGACCGGTAAGCGATTTAATGTTTTCTTCAGGCTCTTTTGAGAGTATTTCAACAATCGCATCACGCAATAGTGGAGTGTGATGTTCTACGATTGCGATATCAGAGAGATCATTGAGCATGAGATCCACCGTAATACGAACATAGCCAAGCTTTTTGTTACCTTGACCTATGTAGTTAGTGATGATGTCAGGCTCAAAACCAAAGTAGCCAACATTTGATTCAGCGCGTACAGACCAACTTGTTGCAGAAACAAGCAGCATGCTTATCAAGTAAATTGATAACAATGATTTTTTCATAGTTAAGAATATTCCACCCTTTCAATGATTTTTAGTCTATACCCAAATTCACTTAAGATACAGGCTGTTCTGCGTTTTTTAACCCTGCTTGAGATTA
Above is a window of Pseudoalteromonas shioyasakiensis DNA encoding:
- the glpG gene encoding rhomboid family intramembrane serine protease GlpG; translation: MIELGSINNPRAAQGFIDYIKSKGLHGELRSQDGQTVIICVAPEHFHQAQPLWQEFAANPHDEKYQQASWQVGSTQSPLSYQGQSLNLKARFKGLSWLNRTVTLVSIAIFVAFLLGGFETIYSMLQFNPAQPLTWFTPAIVHFSAIHLIFNLIWWMTLGNDIEKRSGKLTLVGLFLVTAFISNWAQFLVVGPNFGGLSGVVYGLLGFCWIYSVMRPTEPPLVSNSIVGFMLVWLILGFVDMLPVSMANWAHLAGLLAGMAYAVSDKLLSRK
- the gmhB gene encoding D-glycero-beta-D-manno-heptose 1,7-bisphosphate 7-phosphatase, giving the protein MSNVLFLDRDGVVNIDHGYVYKPEEFEFVPGVFEACKAFADAGYKIVVVTNQSGIGRGYYSEQDFSNLTEWMKGEFLRNGVTILDVYFCPHHPSKAEPAYLQECNCRKPAPGMLLQAIDEHQIDPSQSIMVGDKLGDLIAAERANIATRVLVRSGQSYAESTEQHADVVCESLAELPALILQS
- the waaA gene encoding lipid IV(A) 3-deoxy-D-manno-octulosonic acid transferase, whose protein sequence is MARILYSLLLYLLSPLVVFYLYVLRGKKNKGYREHFAERFGFSNLSLHDVVFHCASVGEVLAATPLIKAVQSDNPALTILVTCNTPTGREQIKNNFKDTVSCCYLPIDFFFATRRFLKRIQPKVLCILETELWPNLMAQSNNTGTKVLVLNARLSAKSQQGYQKVMPLTKVIMQSISDLASHNQDDAKRFIELGLKPEKARVFGSIKFDITPTNEQLNKVAALKKQYNNERFIWIAGSTHPVEHELILTAHEKLLKALPNALLIIAPRHPEQFGKVAEILKSSNLSFSRRSEDSYNNQQVVLADTLGELQCLYGVANISYVGGSLIERGGHNPLESAAFSVGVLAGPHTYNFDHIYPELISAQGAKTVTDENHLADTLIALSSDTQETVKLGQQAAKCVANNQGAISKTVNLIEHYLEK
- a CDS encoding capsule assembly Wzi family protein produces the protein MKFKMIKASVVGVLLSCSMPLFATPTAYLPMGMDAQLDHQLDTLFALTIGTPMAKPYRLAEVEKALLVLEKQEPGLAAAIRSKIKPYQSDDAVTRAGVKLQVDTDNTKKIANQRGLSSDEWGQGFFEGIWRANDYTLVQVGVDYRAKANKFVNYNSFISFAGEDLQLNLGYKEHWFSPFKHSAQIISTNAKTAPSISIGMVKPAHNWWNFDFELYYSELEHVDNGILYQGELHSGTPKLAGTHFSIEPLDGWKLGLNRMMQFGGGPRKVDAGDVVDAFFDPAGNDNSGLTGSKDNELGDQYVTITSTVNFNWGMPVELYFEYGGEDTKNHKNYQFGNTVSNFGFFLPKLSNKMSLRYEYTNMHSLWYVNEIYPAYGNTVGGFVTGHYAADQRYTDLHANGVARVYADAPPTQVHSMELTYSESYRSFWRSKLTLIENESNYLNEWGQTTGDYERAVELQLSNTRQLDEHTLETTLTYGEDVFGDNYTWLSVAYFW
- a CDS encoding glycine C-acetyltransferase, which gives rise to MRASAFFNQLQQQIDEVKAEGLYKSERVITSQQQAQIEVASGDKVINFCANNYLGLANSPELIKAAQQGLDDHGFGVASVRFICGTQDIHKTLEQKISEFLETEDTILYSSCFDANAGLFETILGPDDAIISDALNHASIIDGVRLCKAKRFRYANNDMSDLEKQLIAADEAGAKTKLIATDGVFSMDGVICNLEAVCDLADKYDALVMVDDSHAVGFVGENGKGTPEYCGVLDRVDIITGTLGKALGGASGGYTSGKKEIVEWLRQRSRPYLFSNSLAPSIVTASIKVLEMLSNGGELRAKLWDNAKYFREQMEAAGFTCAGKDHAIIPVMLGDAKVASAMADKLLAEGIYVTGFSFPVVPKGQARIRTQISAAHTKEQLDTAIAAFTRIGKEMGVI
- a CDS encoding 3-deoxy-D-manno-octulosonic acid kinase, with amino-acid sequence MFETQHLQNTTLLCHPAYKDALTQQWFDANYWQQQDKIVGAKKGRATAWFFKHQQFTGVLRHYWRGGLIGKLLSDQYLYFGLKQTRVYKEFTLMMRLIELGLNVPTPIAAKVTTRGLIYRGDIITEAVTGAKSVLDILITRPLSPSELKAIAITLSEFHNHGVYHADLNINNILFDDKGKVFIIDFDRGEIKQPHPSWQTENIKRLARSFAKEQGRNEVMHWQQSDWQSLVCDYQALLKT
- the glpE gene encoding thiosulfate sulfurtransferase GlpE, encoding MSYKHISVSETFALLDKEEVVIADIRDPNSFQTGHIPGAEHLSNANISDFMMHKEFDQPIIIVCYHGVSSQGAASYLVEQGFEDVYSMDGGFTAWQTQLPEHIER
- a CDS encoding D-sedoheptulose-7-phosphate isomerase yields the protein MSNLDSVAASYLESLNRHQMLFETMETYHPEVMQLLEACHSALQAGGKVIWFGNGGSAADAQHLAAEFVVRYKLERGPLASIALTTDTSILTAHSNDYHFDTVFERQVQALCKPEDLVIGLTTSGTSPNINLALAAANEIGAFTVALTGRDGGKVKDIAKLPIIIKNDETARIQEAHMFIGHWLCEAIDMVVAEQK
- a CDS encoding glycosyltransferase family 9 protein, with amino-acid sequence MTQSTSYLDICILRLSAIGDVCHAVSAVQAIQKAHPKAKITWVIGKVEAMLLADLPGVEFVVFDKKQGKQAYQQLKDTFKGRKFDVLLHMQVALRANLAARCIPAKVKVGFDWARSKELHSLFINKRIAPQSEAHVLEGFKGFAQAIGSPDYKPQWQMPITEQHQQAADALLGEERLAGRIFVISPAASKKERNWLPERYAALAEHAHQQGFSVVITGGPTPLEIELAEQIIAQTSAPVLNLVGKTQLKELLCVLKRAALVLAPDTGPAHMAVTVGTPVIGLYAHSNPKRTGPYLYQDYVVEVYHQNLREQTGKTAQELPWGTRVKGADLMAQISVEKVISMFDHVVDKEQL
- the hldE gene encoding bifunctional D-glycero-beta-D-manno-heptose-7-phosphate kinase/D-glycero-beta-D-manno-heptose 1-phosphate adenylyltransferase HldE is translated as MDLALLKNLSKARILVVGDVMLDRYWHGDSGRISPEAPVPVVKVSKFEDKAGGAANVAKNIARLDGKVGLLGLVGEDESGQILETILSSEKIDSQLVSVCDLPTISKMRVISRHQQVVRLDLEESFTEQHSQLLLNRLELVLDDYDFVLFSDYNKGSLSLIQQMVQVAKKAGKTVLIDPKSSDLSLYRGADYITPNLNEFKLAGGKTDSEQNLTDSARKLISEAGIAAMLLTRSEQGMSLISQADKYDFAAQQLEVSDVTGAGDTVIATLAVMLGAGMAAKDAVEIANLAAGIAVSKLGAATVSPEELSRKLGQYLQQTGEHYQTPFEDVLQHIEFAKQNGEKIVFTNGCFDILHAGHVRYLAQAKARGDRLVVGLNNDESISRLKGPERPINPLDERAMVLSALASVDWVIPFGSIEENDTPAKLIEQISPDVLVKGGDYTVDQIAGADHVLRHGGKVEVLEFLNGCSTSNVISKIKS
- the tdh gene encoding L-threonine 3-dehydrogenase, whose product is MKALSKLKAEPGIWMTDAPKPEVGHNDLLIKIRKTAICGTDVHIYKWDEWAQNTIPTPMVVGHEYVGEVVDMGQEVRGFQVGDRVSGEGHITCGHCRNCRAGRVHLCRNTTGVGVNREGAFAEYLVIPAFNAFKIPDNIPDELASIFDPFGNAVHTALSFDLVGEDVLITGAGPIGIMAAAVAKHVGARHVVITDVNEYRLDLARKMGATRAVNVATEKLEDVMKELGMTEGFDIGLEMSGVPVAFNSMLNNMNHGGKIAMLGIPPSDMAVDWNQVIFKGLIIKGIYGREMFETWYKMASLIQSGLDLKPIITHQFSVDDFQAGFDTMISGQSGKVILNWD